One genomic region from Diabrotica undecimpunctata isolate CICGRU chromosome 9, icDiaUnde3, whole genome shotgun sequence encodes:
- the LOC140450456 gene encoding ATP-dependent DNA helicase pif1-like, translated as MARLRASQSREQSEVTRETARLAMQNGRANNRRQQIDNLRRRSSRNHDIEMNEEIHNRALLLIEDMCYLMCGNLLIRLGMPAPNREMNHAFNRELEWEREYDHQELDLVVQRNVPLLNYQQKEVYDTLMKAIADENGGLYFLDAPGGTGKTFFMSLVLATVRARSNIAVAVASSGIAATLLKGFRTAHSAFKLPLNLQTIEEPTCNIAKHSAMAKVLAASKIIIWDECTMAHKRALEALNRTLKDLRNDSRCFGGAMILLSGDFRQILPVIPRSTAADEINACLKSSNLWRYVKKLQLTTNMRVTLLNDTSAEDFSEQLLTIGNGQVPVDESSGLISFPTNFCNFVSSKDELINNVFPNIISNYKNNEWLSERAILAAKNKDVDDLNYIIQNKIIGTMHSFKSIDCVTNKDEATNYPIEFLNFLDVPGLPPHNLRLKVGSVVIMLRNINQPKLCNGTRLVVSKLMNNVIYATIMIGKFKGEEVLIPRIPMIPTDMPFEFRRLQFPIRLAFVMTINKSQGQSLKVCGLNLEHSCFSHGQLYVACSRVGRPSALFVFAPDNKTKNVVYHKILK; from the coding sequence ATGGCTCGACTTCGTGCTTCTCAATCACGAGAGCAAAGTGAAGTAACCCGTGAAACAGCTCGGTTGGCAATGCAGAATGGTCGAGCGAACAACAGAAGGCAACAAATAGATAATTTGCGACGCAGAAGTTCCAGAAATCACGATATTGAGATGAATGAGGAGATACATAATCGTGCTTTACTCTTGATCGAAGATATGTGTTACCTCATGTGCGGTAATTTATTAATCAGGTTAGGAATGCCAGCACCAAATCGTGAAATGAATCACGCATTTAATCGAGAATTGGAATGGGAACGTGAATATGATCACCAGGAATTAGATTTAGTAGTTCAAAGGAATGTACCCCTGTTGAATTACCAACAAAAGGAAGTTTATGATACTTTAATGAAGGCAATCGCTGATGAAAATGGTGGTTTATATTTCCTAGATGCCCCTGGTGGAACTGGCAAGACATTCTTTATGTCATTAGTTTTAGCAACTGTTCGGGCGAGATCCAACATAGCGGTTGCAGTTGCTTCTTCTGGAATAGCAGCCACATTGTTAAAAGGATTCCGTACGGCTCATTCAGCATTCAAATTACCGTTAAATCTTCAAACTATTGAAGAACCAACGTGTAATATTGCAAAACACTCAGCAATGGCCAAAGTTTTAGCGGCATCGAAAATCATCATCTGGGACGAATGCACAATGGCGCATAAACGTGCATTAGAAGCACTTAACCGAACATTAAAAGATTTACGCAATGACTCAAGATGTTTTGGAGGAGCAATGATTTTACTGTCTGGCGATTTCCGCCAAATACTGCCAGTAATTCCAAGATCTACGGCTGCCGATGAAATAAACGCTTGCCTCAAATCGTCAAATCTATGGCGCTATGTGAAGAAACTGCAGCTGACAACAAACATGAGAGTTACATTGCTTAATGATACATCTGCTGAAGATTTCTCGGAGCAATTGCTGACTATCGGTAATGGTCAAGTACCTGTCGATGAATCGAGCGGATTAATATCATTTCCAACTAATTTCTGTAATTTTGTCTCATCAAAAGACGAACTTATCAACAATgtatttccaaatattatttctaactacaaaaataatgaatGGTTGAGTGAGCGAGCAATTTTAGCGGCTAAGAATAAAGATGTAGATGACCTGAActacataattcaaaataagatCATTGGAACAATGCATTCATTCAAATCTATTGACTGCGTCACAAATAAAGATGAAGCCACCAACTatccaattgaatttttaaactttttggaCGTGCCTGGCTTACCACCGCACAATTTACGCCTAAAGGTTGGCTCCGTAGTAATCATGCTTCGAAACATAAACCAACCAAAACTGTGCAACGGTACGCGTTTGGTGGTTAGTAAATTAATGAACAATGTAATTTACGCTACGATAATGATAGGAAAATTCAAGGGTGAGGAAGTTCTCATTCCGAGGATCCCGATGATCCCAACCGATATGCCGTTTGAATTTAGAAGACTTCAATTTCCGATACGTCTTGCATTTGTCATGACCATCAACAAATCACAAGGCCAATCCTTAAAAGTTTGTGGTTTAAATCTAGAACATTCATGTTTTTCCCATGGTCAATTATACGTGGCATGTTCACGGGTCGGAAGACCATCTGCGTTGTTTGTTTTTGCGcctgataataaaacaaaaaatgtcgtGTATCACAAGATACTTAAGTGA